CGACAGCCAGGCATGGCGCCTGGAGATCACCGGTCGGCCACGGCTGACCGGGGACCTGCCGTTCTACACCCACGACGACTACCGGGAGATCGTCGCGTACGCGCAGGCCCGCTTCGTCACCGTCGTCCCGGAGATCGACATGCCCGGCCACGTGCTGGCGGCGGTGCGCGCCTACCCCGAGCTCCAAGGGGACGAGAAGCCCGCGCACGGCCTCTTGGCCTACCTCGACCCGCGTGCCGACGCCGCCCTCCGGTTCGCCGGGGACGTCCTCCACGAGGTCGCCGGTCTCACGCCCGGGCCCTGGGTGCACATCGGTGGCGACGAGGCGTTCGGGATGCCGCACGAGCTGTACGCGGAGTTCGTCGCACGCGCGCTGCAGATGGCGCGCGGCACGGGAAAGAAGGTTGCCGGCTGGCAGGAGGTCACCCGTTCCGGCGCCGCGCCTCCCGCGGACCTGGTGCAGTGCTGGGTCGGTGCCGGGGACGAGTTCGACCCCGAGGCCGCCCGCAAGGCCGCCCCGGCCGAGTACCTGCCGCTGATCGACGTCGTCGCGGAGTCCTTCGCGCGGGTTCCCGAGGACATGCCCGCCGCCGTCGCGGCCGACGTCCCCGTGCTCGCCTCGCCCAGCAGCTTCCTGTACCTGGACCGGCGGCACGCCGAGGAGTCGCTCCTGCCCGACCAGAACGCCCGGCGGACGGAGGTGGGCTTCGGCTCCTATCGGCCGCGCACCGCCCGTGAGCTGTTCGACTGGCACCCGGGCGGGCTGGTCGAGATCCCCGGGACGGCGCGGCTCGCCGGCGTCGAGGCGGCGATCTGGTGCGAGACCGTCAAGGGCTTCGACGACCTCGCGTTCCTGCTGCTGCCCCGGCTGCCGGGGATCGCGGAGAAGGCGTGGACGCCCAAGGTCACCGGCTGGGACGGGTACCGCGACCGTGTCGCCGGCCACACCTCCTGGTGGGACCGACTCGGCTGGGGCGCCTACTACCGGTCCGTGGAGGTGTTCGCGCCGGAGGGCTGAGCGCTCGCCCGCTCGAACGCCTCCCGGCGCGCCCGCTGTCGCGCGACGTCGGCGACCGGGGCCGCCAGGACGAGTCGACGCGTGTAGTCGTGCTCCGGGCGCGTGGTCACCGTGGACGCCTCACCCGTCTCCACGATCTCGCCGCGATGGATGACGGACACCCGGTGGCTCATCACCCGGACCACCGCGAGGTCATGGGAGACGAACAGGTAGGAGACCCCCGTCTGCCGCTGGATCTCCAGGAGCAGGTCCAAGACGGTCTGCCGGGTCGTCAGGTCCAGGGCCGACACCGGCTCGTCGCACACGATGAGCTTCGGCCCGACCGCCAGCGCGCGGGCGATGGCCACACGCTGTCGCTGCCCCCCGGAGAACTCGCGCGGCAGCCGGTCGGCGGCGTCGGCGGGCAGACGCACCCGGTCCAGCAGTCCGCCCACCCGACGGCGCGCCTCGGCTCTCCCGATGCCCTGGGCGAGCAGCGGCTCCGACAGGGTGTCGCCGATGGTCAGCGACGGGTTCAGCGACGTGTACGGGTCCTGGAAGATGACCTGGAGGTCCCTGCTCAGCTCACGGCGGCGCCGGGCGGAGGCCCCCTCGATGCGCTCGCCCATGAACGTGATCGCGCCCGACCGTACGGGCACCAACCCGAGGATCGCCCGGCCGATGGTGGTCTTGCCCGACCCCGAACCGCCGACCAGGCCCAGGGTCTCGCCCGGGCGGATGCGCAGGGACACGCCTTTCAGCACGTCGGTGCGCGGGGCCCGCCGGCCCCTTCCCGGGAAGGACACTCGAAGGTCCTCGACCGTCAGCAGGTCGTTCACGCGTCCACGCCTTTCGAAGGTCGCCAGGGCTCGCGCGCCGGTGCCCGGTCCAGCACCGCGCCCAGCAGCCTCTGGGTGTACGGGTCCTCGGGAGCGTGCAGCACCCGCTCGGTCGTGCCCGTCTCGACGATGCGGCCGTCGTTCATCACGGTCACCCGGTCGCACAGGTCGGCGACGACGCCCAGGTCGTGGGTGACCAGGAGGACGCCCAGGCCCCGTTCCCTCTGGAGCCTGCGCAGCAGCCCGAGCACCTCCGCCTGGACCGTCACGTCGAGCGCCGTGGTCGGCTCGTCGGCGATGAGGAGCTTCGGGTCGCAGGACATCGCGCCCGCGATGAGGACCCGCTGTGCCATGCCGCCGGAGATCTCGTGCGGGTAGGAGGCGAAGGTGCGCTCCGGGTCCGGGATCTCGACCATGCGCAACAGGTCCAGGGCACGGCGCCGGGCCTCGGCCTTGGAGATGCGAAGCTTGTACCGCATCGGCTCCATGAGCTGACCGCCGATGGTGAAGGCCGGGTCGAGGTTGCTCATCGGCTCTTGAGGGACGTAGGCGATCACGTCGCCGCGCAGCACCCGGTGGTCGCGTTCGGGCAGCCCGACGATCTCCTGTCCGTCCACCGTGACGCTGCCCCCGGCGACGTGGCCGCCCTCGGGAAGGATGCCGAGGATCGAGAACGCCGTCTGCGTCTTGCCGGAGCCCGACTCGCCGACCAGACCGACGATCTCCCCTTCGTGCACGTCGAGGTCCACGCCTTGCACGACCTGCTTCACGGTGCCGTCCGCAAGGGCGTAGGAGACCACGAGGTCGCGTACGGACAGCAGCCCGCCGCGTCCCGTCGCGTCCCGCGACGGGGTGGTCGCGGGAGGACGGGAACGGCGGCGGACGGGCTCGGCCCCGCGGTCCTCCAGCGCGTCCCGCAGCGCCCCGGCGAGCAGGACCAGGGACGCGTTGGTGAGGCCCAGCGCCAGGCCCGGCCACACGAGCATGGAGGGTTCGCGCTGGATGTTCTTGAACGCCTCGTTCAGCATGGCGCCCCAGGTGGGGGTCTCGCCGCTGCCGATGCCGAGGAACTCCAGGCCCGCTTGGAGGGCCAGGGCGAGACCGGTGATGAGGGCGGCCTGGATGATGATCGGGGCGCGCACCATCACGAGCACGTGCCGGGCCACGATCCGGGAGTCCCGCAACCCCGACACCTTGGCGGCGTCCACGTACAACTCGTGGCGCACGTTGGTGACGATGCCGCGGACCAGCCGGAAGAAGCCGGGTGCGACCAGCACTCCGAGGACGACCATCAGCACCCACACCGTGGGGCCCAGGATGGCCCGGGACGCCAGCAGCACCACCATGGCCGGGAGCGCCATGACCAGGTTGACCGTCCAACTCGCCGCCGCGTCGAACCGGCCGCCGCGATACCCGGCCACCAGCCCCGACGGCACTCCGATGGCGAGCGCCACCAGGACGGCGAGCAGCGCCCCGCCGAGGGTGTTGCGGCCTCCGTGCAGCAGCCGGGACAGCAGGTCCCGGCCGGCGGAGTCGAAGCCCAGCGGATGGCGCGCCGTCGGCCCGCCGAATGAGTCGCGCAGGTCGGCGGCGCCGGGGTCCTGTGGGCTCAGGACGGGTGCGAGCACCACCGCGACCACGATGGCCGCCAGCAGGACGGCGGCGGTCAGACCGAGCGGGTTCCGCAGCAGACGGCGGAGCGGCCCGCGGTTCTTCGGCCTGTCGCTCATGCGACCCTCGCCTTCGGGTTGAGCCAGCCGATGAGGACGTCCACCACGAGGTTGATCGTGACCACCACCAGCACCGTGACCATGACCAGCGCCATGATCACCGGGATGTCGCCCCGGGTGGTGTAGGCGACGGTCATGCCGCCCAGGCCCGGCAGCCCGAAGATCTGCTCCACCAGCACCGCGCCGCCGAGCAGCCCGACGAACTGCACGCCGAGGACGGTGAGCGCGGGCGCCGCCGCGTTCCGGACGACGTGCCGGAACACGATCCGCGACGGTGGCAGCCCGCGCGCCCGCAGCGTCCGCACGTAGTCCTGGCGCAGCACGTCGATGACCGCGGCGCGGACCTGCTGCGTCAACCCGGCCACGGAGCCGACCGACAGCGACAGGATCGGCAGCGTCACCGTGGACAGCCAGCCGCTCGGGGACTCGGTGAACCCGGTGTAGCCGATGGCGGGGAACCAGCCCAGCCGTACCGCGAACACCACCACGATGATCAGCGTGACCAGGAAGCCCGGCAGCGCGTAGCCGGCGACGGCCAGCACCTGGACGAGCCGGTCCACCGGCCCGCCGCGTCGGACGCCCGCCCACACCCCGAGCAGCAGCGACAGCACGGCGGTGACCAGGGTGACCCCCACCAGGAGGCTGATCGTCACGGGCAGCCGGGTGCCGATGGCCTGGACCACGTTCTCCCCGGTGAACCAGGAGGTGCCGAAGTCGCCCCGGACGGCGTGCGCCACCCAGTCCAGGTACTGCACGAGCACGCTCCGGTCCAGGCCCAGCTCGGCGTTCTTGGCGTCCACGAGATCCTGCGTCGCCCCGGACCCGAGGAGCTGACGGCCCACGTCCAGGTCCGGGACGGACAGCAGCAGATGGCTCAGGAACGAGATCACGAACAGCAGCACCGCCCCGGCCGCGATCCTGCGCGCGATGAAGCTCAGCATGCCGCCGTCGTCACTTGGCCGGTGCGTAGTTGTAGAGGGAGGGGACGGCCATCCCGGACTGCGGCGTGATCTTCACGGAGCCGTCGGAGACGTGCAGGTAGGTCATCCGGTAGAACGGCACGAACCAGGCGTCCTTGACCAGGTGCTCGTTGAGGGCCTGCAGATGCGGTCCGGCCTCCTCGACCGGGGCCCGCTGGATCTTGGGAAGCAGTTCCTTCACCGTGGCGTCGGAGTAGCCGAACATGTTGAAGACGCCGGGGGTGACGTAGTCGCCGACGGTGACCCAGTCGGTGGCGGACTGGCCGAGGTTCATGACCATGGCGGAGTACGCCCGCTGCCCGAAGACCTGCCGGATGGACCCCGGGTCGATGGTCTGCCAGGTGACCTTGATGCCGACCTTGCCGAGGTCGGTCTGCAGCGAGGAGGCCAGCGCGTCCGGGACGATGGCCGTGATGCGCGGCAGCCGCAGCGTGAAGCCGCCGCCGAACCCGGCCTGCTTCAGCAGCTCACGGGCCTTGGCGGGGTCGTGGGCGTAGTAGGCGTCCAGTTCCTTCTTGTAGGCGGCCGTGTCGGTGCCGAAGATCTGGTTGGTGATCTGCCCGCGCCCCTGGCGGAGCTTGTCGAGCATGGTCCGACGGTCGATGGCGTGGTTGATCGCCTGCCGGACCCTGGTGTCGCGCAGCGCCGGCGTGACCACGCCGCCCCGGTCGAACAGCAGGAGTCCCTGGAAGTCGAACTCCTGCTTGACGGTGGTGACCTTGGGAGCGTTCTCCACGCCGGCCTGCTGGTCGGCGTCCTGGAGCACGGCGGCGTTGACCTGCCCGGTCTTGATGCCGTTGACCAGGGCCGTCTCGTTGTCGAAGTAGTTGATCGTCACGTTCTCGTAGGGCAGCCCGCGGCCCCAGTAGGACGTGGCGCGGCGGAACGCCCAGCGGGTGCCGATGGCGGTCTTCCCGGTGTCCAGCTCGTAGGGTCCGGTGCCGTCCGGCCTGGTCTTGAGCGGGTCACCGCTCTTGGCGAACGCCGCCGGGTTGGCCATGAGACCGGCCGCGTCGCTCAGGTAGAACAGCATCGCGGGGTTGGGCCGGCCCAGCTTCAGGGTCACGTGGGCGGCGTCCACGACCTCGATGGACTCCACGTCCTTGAGGGTCTTGGCCTGGGCGCCGGTCTTCTTGACGAACCGCTCCATGTTGGCCTTGACGGCCGCCGCGTCGAACGGTGTCCCGTCGTCGAACTTCACGTCTCCGCGCAGGGTGAGCGCCAGTTCGGTCCGGTCGTCGTTGTACTTCCACGCGGTGGCGAGCATCGGGGCGTAGGTCCCGTCGGGCTCGCGCTTGAGGAGCGTGTCGTACACGGCCTGGAAGAACGGGAGGGCGCTGCCGTTGGCGTCGGCCGGGTCGAGGCTCTGCGGCAGGGTCAGCGTCGCGATGGACAGGGTCGTGCTCCCGCTCCCGGCGGAGCCGGAGCCCGAGCACCCGGCGAGCACGGTGGCGGCGGTGACGCAGGCCGCGACGGTGGCGGCCGCTCTTGCGGTCTTCTTCATGGGTCACTCCGTCTGGGGGGCGGATCGGCGGGTGCGGTGAGCATACATACAAAACTAACCACATGGTAGGTTTTGCTCGAGGGTCGCGGAGAGGGCGAACGCCGTACCGTTCTGCGCGGCATCGCACGGCCCGACATCGCAGAGAGGCACCCCACGTGACCGCACAGACACCGCACCGGCCGTCCAAGGGTGAGCGCACCCGCGCCCGCATCCTCGACTCGGCGGCCGAGCTGTTCTCTCGTTCGGGGTTCGCGGCCGTGTCCCTGCGCGACATCGCGGCCCACGCCGAACTGACCCACGCGGGCGTGCTGCACCACTTCCCGGGCAAGGAGTCCCTGCTGATCGAGGTGCTCGGACGGCGCGACCGGATCGACGCCAAGCTGCTGTTCGGGACGAACGCCGACGCCCCTCCGGAGGAGCTGCTCGAAGCCCTCATCGGCATCGTGGCGCGCAACATGGGGACCCCCGGCCTGGTCGCCCTCTACGTGAAGATCTCCGGTGAGGCGACCGCGCCCGACCACCCGGCGCACGCGTACTTCGTCGACCGCTACCGGGTCCTGCGCGAGCGGCTCGCGGAGATCGTGTCCGCGCTCTCCGCCCAGGCCGACCCGCCCCTCGACCACGACCCCGTCGCCGTCGCCCAGCAACTGCTGGCGCTGATGGACGGGCTGCAGACCCAATGGCTCCTGGAACCGGACGCGGTCGACATGCGCGCCTCCGTCGTCACGTTCCTGAGGCAACTCGGGCTGCACGTGGACACCCCGCAAGCCCCCGACCCCCGAGGTACCGCATGACGCAGACCGATCTCACCCTCGAAGAGAAGGCGTCGCTCACGTCCGGAGGCGACACCTGGCATACGACGACGGTGCCCGGCGTGGTCCGCGCCCTCACCCTGG
The DNA window shown above is from Thermomonospora umbrina and carries:
- a CDS encoding family 20 glycosylhydrolase yields the protein MSVVPLPQRMTPTPGSALWPGPRPRLAVPSEDLRAVGDVVVDLLARLHGTNPVLQIGGTGDLTLVLADADDVAPETTPVQGIDPQAVGLGPRERYELVVEDTGAVVTACSAEGLFRGATTFAQLVRDGVVPGVRIADGPAWAWRGLSLDVVRRFFTVEEVKKVIDLLALYKFNVLHLHLTDSQAWRLEITGRPRLTGDLPFYTHDDYREIVAYAQARFVTVVPEIDMPGHVLAAVRAYPELQGDEKPAHGLLAYLDPRADAALRFAGDVLHEVAGLTPGPWVHIGGDEAFGMPHELYAEFVARALQMARGTGKKVAGWQEVTRSGAAPPADLVQCWVGAGDEFDPEAARKAAPAEYLPLIDVVAESFARVPEDMPAAVAADVPVLASPSSFLYLDRRHAEESLLPDQNARRTEVGFGSYRPRTARELFDWHPGGLVEIPGTARLAGVEAAIWCETVKGFDDLAFLLLPRLPGIAEKAWTPKVTGWDGYRDRVAGHTSWWDRLGWGAYYRSVEVFAPEG
- a CDS encoding ABC transporter ATP-binding protein, with amino-acid sequence MNDLLTVEDLRVSFPGRGRRAPRTDVLKGVSLRIRPGETLGLVGGSGSGKTTIGRAILGLVPVRSGAITFMGERIEGASARRRRELSRDLQVIFQDPYTSLNPSLTIGDTLSEPLLAQGIGRAEARRRVGGLLDRVRLPADAADRLPREFSGGQRQRVAIARALAVGPKLIVCDEPVSALDLTTRQTVLDLLLEIQRQTGVSYLFVSHDLAVVRVMSHRVSVIHRGEIVETGEASTVTTRPEHDYTRRLVLAAPVADVARQRARREAFERASAQPSGANTSTDR
- a CDS encoding dipeptide/oligopeptide/nickel ABC transporter permease/ATP-binding protein — its product is MSDRPKNRGPLRRLLRNPLGLTAAVLLAAIVVAVVLAPVLSPQDPGAADLRDSFGGPTARHPLGFDSAGRDLLSRLLHGGRNTLGGALLAVLVALAIGVPSGLVAGYRGGRFDAAASWTVNLVMALPAMVVLLASRAILGPTVWVLMVVLGVLVAPGFFRLVRGIVTNVRHELYVDAAKVSGLRDSRIVARHVLVMVRAPIIIQAALITGLALALQAGLEFLGIGSGETPTWGAMLNEAFKNIQREPSMLVWPGLALGLTNASLVLLAGALRDALEDRGAEPVRRRSRPPATTPSRDATGRGGLLSVRDLVVSYALADGTVKQVVQGVDLDVHEGEIVGLVGESGSGKTQTAFSILGILPEGGHVAGGSVTVDGQEIVGLPERDHRVLRGDVIAYVPQEPMSNLDPAFTIGGQLMEPMRYKLRISKAEARRRALDLLRMVEIPDPERTFASYPHEISGGMAQRVLIAGAMSCDPKLLIADEPTTALDVTVQAEVLGLLRRLQRERGLGVLLVTHDLGVVADLCDRVTVMNDGRIVETGTTERVLHAPEDPYTQRLLGAVLDRAPAREPWRPSKGVDA
- a CDS encoding ABC transporter permease, with the protein product MLSFIARRIAAGAVLLFVISFLSHLLLSVPDLDVGRQLLGSGATQDLVDAKNAELGLDRSVLVQYLDWVAHAVRGDFGTSWFTGENVVQAIGTRLPVTISLLVGVTLVTAVLSLLLGVWAGVRRGGPVDRLVQVLAVAGYALPGFLVTLIIVVVFAVRLGWFPAIGYTGFTESPSGWLSTVTLPILSLSVGSVAGLTQQVRAAVIDVLRQDYVRTLRARGLPPSRIVFRHVVRNAAAPALTVLGVQFVGLLGGAVLVEQIFGLPGLGGMTVAYTTRGDIPVIMALVMVTVLVVVTINLVVDVLIGWLNPKARVA
- a CDS encoding ABC transporter substrate-binding protein, which gives rise to MKKTARAAATVAACVTAATVLAGCSGSGSAGSGSTTLSIATLTLPQSLDPADANGSALPFFQAVYDTLLKREPDGTYAPMLATAWKYNDDRTELALTLRGDVKFDDGTPFDAAAVKANMERFVKKTGAQAKTLKDVESIEVVDAAHVTLKLGRPNPAMLFYLSDAAGLMANPAAFAKSGDPLKTRPDGTGPYELDTGKTAIGTRWAFRRATSYWGRGLPYENVTINYFDNETALVNGIKTGQVNAAVLQDADQQAGVENAPKVTTVKQEFDFQGLLLFDRGGVVTPALRDTRVRQAINHAIDRRTMLDKLRQGRGQITNQIFGTDTAAYKKELDAYYAHDPAKARELLKQAGFGGGFTLRLPRITAIVPDALASSLQTDLGKVGIKVTWQTIDPGSIRQVFGQRAYSAMVMNLGQSATDWVTVGDYVTPGVFNMFGYSDATVKELLPKIQRAPVEEAGPHLQALNEHLVKDAWFVPFYRMTYLHVSDGSVKITPQSGMAVPSLYNYAPAK
- a CDS encoding TetR/AcrR family transcriptional regulator; the protein is MTAQTPHRPSKGERTRARILDSAAELFSRSGFAAVSLRDIAAHAELTHAGVLHHFPGKESLLIEVLGRRDRIDAKLLFGTNADAPPEELLEALIGIVARNMGTPGLVALYVKISGEATAPDHPAHAYFVDRYRVLRERLAEIVSALSAQADPPLDHDPVAVAQQLLALMDGLQTQWLLEPDAVDMRASVVTFLRQLGLHVDTPQAPDPRGTA